One region of Alosa alosa isolate M-15738 ecotype Scorff River chromosome 1, AALO_Geno_1.1, whole genome shotgun sequence genomic DNA includes:
- the LOC125303236 gene encoding 5'-AMP-activated protein kinase subunit beta-2-like produces MGNTSDRMSGDRHGAKAHRSDSAGDHKDLEPCKMVDSTDDPNIFNTSKGPGDKDFTPDLEDMVKTSPQARPTVIRWGGGGKEVYIAGSFNNWSTKIPLIKSHNDFVAILDLPEGEHQYKFFVDGQWVHDPSEPVVTSQLGTINNLIKVKKSDFEVFDALQVDSLECSDTSDLSSSPPGPYGQEVYMFRPEERFKAPPILPPHLLQVILNKDTNISCDPALLPEPNHVMLNHLYALSIKDGVMVLSATHRYKKKYVTSLLYKPI; encoded by the exons ATGGGGAACACCAGTGATCGCATGTCTGGTGATCGCCATGGAGCAAAAGCCCATCGCTCCGACAGTGCCGGCGACCATAAAGATCTGGAGCCCTGTAAGATGGTAGACAGCACTGATGACCCTAACATCTTCAATACGTCAAAG GGGCCTGGAGATAAAGACTTCACCCCAGACTTAGAAGACATGGTTAAGACTAGTCCTCAAGCCAGGCCTACAGTGATCcgctggggaggaggaggaaaggaggtcTACATTGCTGGCTCCTTCAATAACTGGAGCACCAAAATTCCTCTCATTAAGAG CCACAATGACTTTGTGGCCATCCTGGATTTGCCTGAGGGGGAGCACCAGTACAAGTTCTTCGTTGATGGACAGTGGGTCCATGACCCGTCAGAG CCTGTGGTCACCAGCCAGCTGGGCACCATTAATAACCTGATTAAGGTGAAGAAGTCTGACTTTGAGGTGTTCGACGCTCTACAAGTGGACTCTCTGGAATGTTCAGACACGTCAG ATCTGTCCAGCTCGCCTCCTGGTCCTTACGGACAGGAAGTGTACATGTTCAGACCAGAGGAACGCTTCAAAGCCCCGCCCATTCTTCCTCCTCACCTCTTACAAGTCATCTTGAACAAGGACACAAACATATCT TGTGATCCTGCCCTGCTGCCAGAGCCAAACCACGTCATGCTGAATCATCTTTATGCTCTTTCAATTAAG GATGGAGTTATGGTCCTAAGTGCTACACACAGATATAAGAAGAAATACGTAACTTCTTTGTTGTACAAGCCCATTTaa
- the wu:fj49a02 gene encoding myomegalin has product MVMVMGMLCCAVCWCVAPADPAPSPPVRDTGLFPAGASFTPYTELEEVPITTSDSMEPHGDLEGEAPDGSFANRNGRHAIGHVDDYSALQQQVLEGKGLVQRMEAALQACLNMTLLEPSTGKALDYGSVKSLLSDTKTLRQILEEANSLLKMFWRAALPNHEGSSMHLQKEQTLKEEIHSLRLRISEQEDVLQGTIQRLRSTSRTKESMEHFIVSQLSRTRDVLKKARSNLELKSPKVPVMGVLIGVS; this is encoded by the exons atggtgatggtgatgggcatgctgtgctgtgctgtgtgttggtgtgttgctCCTGCAGACCCGGCTCCATCTCCCCCAGTCAGGGACACCGGACTCTTCCCTGCTGGGGCCTCCTTCACCCCCTACACGGAACTGGAGGAAGTGCCCATCACGACTAGCG ACTCCATGGAGCCCCATGGTGATCTTGAGGGGGAGGCCCCTGATGGCTCCTTCGCCAACCGGAACGGGCGTCACGCCATCGGGCACGTGGACGACTACAGTGCGCTGCAGCAGCAGGTGCTGGAGGGAAAGGGCCTGGTGCAGCGCATGGAGGCGGCCTTGCAGGCCTGCCTCAACATGACCCTCCTGGAGCCCAGCACCGGCAAG GCTCTGGACTATGGGAGTGTGAAGAGTCTCCTCTCTGATACGAAGACCCTGCGCCAGATCCTGGAGGAGGCCAACTCTCTGCTCAAGATGTTCTGGAGGGCGGCGCTTCCCAACCATGAGGGCAGCAGCATGCACCTGCAGAAG GAGCAGACGTTGAAGGAGGAAATCCACTCCCTGCGGCTGCGGATCTCTGAGCAGGAGGACGTCCTGCAGGGCACCATCCAGAGGCTGAGGAGCACCAGCCGCACCAAGGAGAGCATGGAGCACTTCATAGTCAGCCAGC TGTCGAGGACACGTGATGTGCTCAAAAAAGCCAGAAGTAACTTAGAG CTAAAGTCCCCAAAGGTGCCTGTGATGGGCGTCCTGATTGGGGTGTCCTGA